The following proteins are co-located in the Burkholderia sp. HI2500 genome:
- a CDS encoding MFS transporter, producing MSTRDGLLPASVDIGATLDDGPFTTMQRCVVLLAALAIVLDGFDGQLIGFAIPVLIREWGITRGAFAPAVAAGLIGMGIGSACAGIVADRFGRRQAVIGSVFLFGIATCAIGFAPDVTAIAVLRFVAGLGIGGALPTATTMTAEYTPARRRTMMVTATIVCVPLGGMLAGLFAHEVLPRYGWRGLFFAGGALPLVLGFVLVRALPESPRYLARRPARWPELGALLARMERPVVPGTAFTDLRDARAAGGRGGFGALFASGQARDTIALWCAFFMCLLAVYAAFSWLPTMLAASGLSVSVAGTGLTAYNLGGVIGALLCAWTIAHAGSRWPLVLCSVGGAASAVWLMGVDASRHTGWLIVGLGLHGLFVNAVQSTMYALCAYIYPTAVRATGTASALAFGRLGAILSAFAGAVVITTGGATAYLTMLAIAMGVVCVALLVVRRHIPRLSRAAVQPREGEELARTSS from the coding sequence ATGAGCACGCGCGACGGATTGTTGCCTGCGTCCGTCGACATCGGCGCGACGCTCGACGACGGGCCGTTCACGACGATGCAGCGCTGCGTGGTGCTGCTCGCCGCGCTCGCGATCGTGCTCGACGGCTTCGACGGCCAGCTGATCGGCTTCGCGATTCCGGTGTTGATCCGCGAATGGGGCATCACGCGCGGCGCGTTCGCGCCGGCGGTGGCGGCCGGGCTGATCGGGATGGGCATCGGCAGTGCGTGCGCGGGGATCGTCGCCGATCGCTTCGGCCGCCGTCAGGCCGTGATCGGCAGCGTGTTCCTGTTCGGCATCGCGACCTGCGCGATCGGCTTCGCACCGGACGTCACGGCGATCGCGGTGCTGCGCTTCGTCGCAGGCCTCGGGATCGGCGGCGCGTTGCCGACGGCCACGACGATGACGGCCGAATACACGCCCGCGCGGCGTCGCACGATGATGGTGACCGCGACGATCGTCTGCGTGCCGCTCGGCGGGATGCTGGCCGGCCTGTTCGCGCACGAGGTGCTGCCGCGCTACGGCTGGCGCGGGCTGTTCTTCGCGGGCGGCGCGTTGCCGCTCGTGCTCGGCTTCGTGCTCGTGCGTGCGTTGCCCGAATCGCCGCGCTATCTCGCGCGGCGCCCCGCGCGCTGGCCGGAACTCGGCGCGCTGCTCGCGCGGATGGAGCGGCCCGTCGTGCCGGGCACCGCCTTCACCGACCTGAGGGACGCCCGCGCGGCGGGCGGCCGCGGCGGCTTCGGCGCGCTGTTCGCGAGCGGCCAGGCGCGCGACACGATCGCGCTGTGGTGTGCGTTCTTCATGTGCCTGCTTGCCGTGTATGCGGCGTTCAGCTGGCTGCCGACGATGCTGGCGGCGAGCGGGCTGAGCGTGTCGGTGGCGGGGACGGGGCTCACCGCGTACAACCTCGGCGGCGTGATCGGCGCGCTGTTGTGCGCGTGGACGATCGCGCATGCCGGGTCGCGCTGGCCGCTCGTGCTGTGCAGTGTCGGCGGCGCGGCGAGCGCGGTGTGGCTGATGGGTGTCGATGCGAGCCGCCACACGGGCTGGCTGATCGTCGGGCTCGGCCTCCACGGGTTGTTCGTCAACGCGGTGCAGTCGACGATGTATGCGCTCTGCGCGTACATCTACCCGACGGCCGTGCGCGCGACGGGCACCGCGAGCGCGCTCGCGTTCGGCCGGCTCGGCGCGATCCTCAGCGCGTTCGCGGGCGCGGTCGTGATCACCACGGGCGGTGCCACGGCCTATCTGACGATGCTGGCGATTGCGATGGGGGTGGTCTGCGTCGCGCTGCTCGTCGTGCGACGGCACATTCCGCGGCTGTCGCGTGCGGCCGTGCAGCCGCGCGAAGGGGAGGAGCTGGCCCGCACGTCGTCGTGA